GAAGGACGCTGCGCCGGGCACCATCCGCGCCGACTTCGCCGATTCCATCGATGCCAATGCCGCCCACGGCTCGGACTCGGTCGAGAACGCCGCGATTGAAATCGCGTACTTCTTCGCCGCGACCGACGTGGTCTCGCGCTGAGAGTAATGCCGTGAACGAGGTCGTACAGCCCACCGCCATCCCCATCGTGCTCGCCGAAGGCGCGCCGGTGGCCAAGCAGAACCTGCTCGACCTCGATCGCGCGGGCCTGGAGCGCTTCTTCGCCGAGACCCTCGGCGAAGCGCGCTACCGTGCCCACCAGGTGATGAAGTGGATCCACCACCACTACGTCACCGACTTCGATGAAATGACCGACCTGGGCAAGGCGCTGCGCGCCAAGCTGCACCAGCATGCCGAGGTCCGCGTTCCCAACATCGTGTTCGACAAGCCGTCTGCCGACGGGACCCACAAGTGGCTGCTGGCCATGGGCACCGACGGCAAGAACGCGATCGAAGCGGTGTACATCCCGGACAAGAACCGCGGCACGCTGTGCGTGTCCTCGCAGGTCGGCTGCGCGCTGAACTGCACGTTCTGTTCGACCGCCACCCAGGGCTTCAACCGCAATCTTTCCACCGCCGAGATCATCGGCCAGGTGTGGGTTGCCGCGCGCCACCTGGGCAACATCCCGCACAAGCAGCGTCGCCTCACCAACGTGGTGATGATGGGCATGGGCGAGCCGTTGATGAATTTCGACAACGTCGTGCGTGCCATGAGCGTGATGCGCGACGACCTGGGCTACGGCCTGGCCAACAAGCGGGTGACCCTGTCGACCTCCGGCCTGGTGCCACAGATCGACCGTCTCTCGGCCGAAAGCGATGTGTCGCTGGCGGTGTCGCTGCACGCACCCAACGATGCGCTGCGCGAGACCCTGGTCCCGCTCAACAAGAAGTACCCGATCGTCGAGCTGATGGCCTCGTGCGCGCGCTACCTGCGCGCCAACAAGCGCCGCGAATCGGTGACCTTCGAATACACCCTGATGAAGGGCATCAATGACCAGCCCGAACACGCCCGCCAGCTGGCGCGCCTGATGCGCCAGTTCGACAACGCGGTGCAGGCCTCGCACTCGGGCAAGGTCAACCTGATTCCGTTCAATCCGTTCCCGGGCACGCGCTACGAGCGCTCCGGCGATGCGGAGATCCGTGCCTTCCAGAAGATCCTGCTCGACCAGCAGGTGCTGACCATGGTGCGGCGTACCCGTGGCGACGACATCGACGCCGCCTGTGGGCAGCTCAAGGGCCAGGTGATGGACCGTACGCGCCGCCAGGCCGAGTTCAACAAGACGCTCCAGGACGGGAAAAACCGGGATGCCGCTGCCTGACCTTCGATTGCCAGCCGTTGTTTTCGTCGCGCTGGCATTCGCTGGCTGTGGCAGCAAAGGCGTCAAACCCATCAGTGCGCCGCTGGGCATCGCCCCGGAGTACGTGGCCCGTGACAGCGCCGACACCCGGCGCCGGTTCAACTACCAGGACCAGCTGACGCTGGCCGCCGAGGCCTTCCGTGCCGGCCAGCCGGACGTGGCCGAAAAGCGCGCACGCAGCGCGCTCAAGCTCGACCCGGGCCAGCCCGACGCCTACATCCTGCTCGCTGCCCTGGCCAACCAGCGCGGCGCGGTGGCCGAGGCCGGTCCGCTGTTCCAGAAGGCGGCCGAGCTGGCGCCGCAGAGCGGGGACGTGCTGAACAACTACGGTGCCTGGCTGTGCGGGCAGGGGCGAGCCGCCGAGGCGCTGCCGCTGTTCGACCGCGCCGTGGTTGCGCCGGGTTATCGCACCCCGGCTGCCGCGCTTGCCAACGCCGGCGGCTGCGCGCTGGACGCCGGGCAGCCGGAACGGGCCGTGCGTGACCTGCGCAAGGCGCTGGTGCTGGAACCCGGCAACGCCTACGCGCTGGAATCCATGGCGCGCAACGAGTACGCGCAGTCGCGTTATTTCGAGGCCCGCGCCTTCGTGCAACGGCGTCTCGCGGCTGCACCGGCCACACGTTCCGTGTTACAACTTGCCTCTCAAATCGAGGCGCAGCTTGGTGACACAGTGGCATCCGGTCGCTATCTGCAGCGAATTCGCGACGAATTTCCGCAGGATGCGGCTCCTAATTCCCGGGGTTGAAGCATTGTGATTGATGACCAGACTGTGAACGCGCTTGATACCGCTGCCGGCTGTGGGGCTCGCCTCCGCCAGGCGCGGGAAGCGGCAGGGATGACGCTGGAGGACGTGGGTCCGAAGCTGCGCATGCCGGTCCAGGTGGTGAAGTCGCTGGAAGCCGAGCAGTGGGACCGCCTCGGCGCGCCGGTGTTCGTGCGCGGCCAGCTCAAGAGCTACGCCCGCCTGCTCAACGTCGACCTGGGCGATGTGCTGGACCAGGCCCGGATCGGGCCGGTGGTGCCGCCGCAGCTGGTCAGCCATACGCATACCCCGCGGGCCCGGCGCATCGCCGAGAACCTCGGTCGCCGTGCCCTGTACGTGGGCATCACCGCGGTGCTGGCGGTGCCGGTGTGGTTCGCCACGCGCGGCCATTTCGACAGTGCGTCCACCGCGCCGGCGACCGCTTCGCTGGACGTGATTCCGGCCGCGGTTCCGGTGGCCGGCTCGTCCCCGCCGGCCGCCCCGGCCGCGTCCGCGGCGACGCCTGCCGCGGCACCGGCCGCGCCTTCGGCACCGTACCTTGCCTCGCTCACCCCGGTGCCGAGACCGGCCACCGCCGCCCCGGCCCCGGCCGGCGCGCTGACCCTGCAGTTCAAGGGCGACAGCTGGGTCGACATTGCCGGTCCCGACGGCGCGACCGTCGAGAAGGCCCTGATCAAATCCGGCGAAACCCGCACCTTCAGCCCCGGCCAGGTGGCCCGCATGGTGCTGGGCAATGCCTCGGCGGTCGAGGTTCAGCAGGCCGGCACTATCGTCGACCTTTCGCCGTACCAGCGAGCCAACGTGGCGCGCTTTACGGTATCCTCTGACGGCTCCGTGGCTCCGGTTTCACACTGAGCCGCGTTTCCGCTGTTTCGACAGTCCAATTCAAACAGTCCCTCCTGACCGGCAGGGGCGAGAGTACGCATGGCGATCGACGACCTGCTCGACGAGCACGAACAAAGTGAACGCGTCCGCAGCTGGCTGCGGAACAATGGTGTGAGCATCATCGCCGGCGTGGCGATCGCCATCGGCGGCATTGCTGGCTGGCAGTGGTGGCAGAAGGAACAGGGCAACCACCTGTCCATGGCCAACGCCGAGTACCAGGTGGTGCTCAAGCAGCTGCAGGACAACAAGCTGGATGACGCGGCCAAGGGCATCAAGGCCCTGGACGGCGGCAAGGCCAGCGTCTATGCCGACCTGGCTGCGCTGCAGCTGGCCAAGGCGCAGGTCGACGCCGGCAAGAACGAAGAGGCCCTGGCCACCCTGCGTGCGATCCAGGCCAGCCCCGAACTCAAACCCGCGATCGACCAGCGCATCGCGCGCCTGTTGATCGCCACCGGCAAGCAGGATGAAGCCATCAAGCTGCTGGGCGATGCGACCGACAGTGCCAGCCTGGAAATCCATGGCGACGCGCTGATTGCATCGGGCAAGCGCGACGAAGCCCGCGGGCTGTATGAGAAGGCGCTCAAGACGCTGGACGTGGCAGCGCCGCAGCGGCGTGTTCTGGAAACCAAGGTGATGGATGCCGGTGGCACCGTCGCCGAGCCCGCGGAGTCGGTGTAATGAAGCAGATGGTCATGATCAAGCGCGTTGCCACCCTGGTCCTGATGGGCGTGGCGCTGTCCGGCTGCAGCACCGTCAAGGGCTGGTTCGCGGGCAAGGACGCAGAGGCCAAGAAGGCGCTGGAACCGGCTGAGCTGGTCAAGTTCGAGCCGACCGTGAAGGTCGACAAGGTCTGGAGCACCAACCTGGGCAAGGGCGAGAAGCGCATTGGCGTCCGCCAGGGTCCGGTCGTGGCCGACGGCCGCGTGTTCGCGGCGGCCATCACCGGCGGCGTGCATGCGCTGGACCTTCAGACCGGCAAGACTGTGTGGACCTACGAGCCGGCCAAGGTCAAGAAGCAGCCCAAGCTGCGCCTGTCCGGTGGCCCCGGCGTCGGCGAAGGCCTGGTGGTGATCGGTACGCTGGATGGCCAGGTGATCGCGCTGGACGCCAACGACGGCACCGAAAAGTGGCGCGCCAAGGTCCCCGGTGAAGTGATTTCCGCCCCGGCCGTCGGCCAGGGCATCGTGTTCGTGCGCAGCAACGATGGCCGGGTGACCGCCTTCGATGCCGGCAACGGCACCCAGAAGTGGTTCAACCCGCGCGAACTGCCTGCGCTGACCGTGCGCGGCAACGCGCCGGTGGTGGCCGGCCCGGGCGTGCTGTTCATCGGCAACGATGACGGCAGCGTGGCCGCGCTGGCCATGCAGGACGGTCGCACCGTGTGGGACCAGATGGTCGCCAACGGCGAAGGCCGTACCGAGCTGGAGCGCATGTCCGACGTGGACGGTGCCCCGGTGCTGGAAGGCAACACCCTGTTCGTGAGCAGCTTCAAGAACCAGACCATGGCGATCGAAGGCCCGACCGGCCGTCCGCTGTGGGCACGCGATCATGGCGGCGCCGGTGGCGTGGCCCTGACCTCGGGCAATGTGTTCGTCACCGACAACAAGGGTGGCGTGTTCGGCCTGGACAAGACCAGTGGCACGGCCATGTGGTCGCAGACCGGGCTGGCCCGCCGCTCGCTGACCGGGCCGGTGGTGCAGGGCGATTACGTTGTAGTCGGTGACTACAAGGGCTACCTGCACTGGCTGCGCACCGACAACGGCGAATTCGCCGGGCGCGCCAAGAGTGGCGGCGATGCCCTGCTGGCGCAGCCAGTGGTCGCCGATGGGATTCTGCTGGTGCAGAACGTTGATGGAAAGCTGACCGCGTTCCGGTTGGCACAATAAGGAGTTACCGCGATGCTGCCCTTGGTCGCCCTGGTTGGACGGCCGAATGTCGGCAAGTCCACCATTTTCAATGCGCTGACCCGTACCCGTGACGCCCTGGTCCATGACCAGCCCGGCGTCACCCGGGACCGCAACTATGGTGTCTGCCGTCTCGACGAGGACAATCATTTCCTCGTCGTCGACACGGGCGGTATCGCGGAAGAGGAAGAGGGCCTGGCTGGTGCGACCGCACGCCAGGCCCGCGCCGCTGCTGCCGAAGCCGACCTGATCCTGTTCGTGGTCGATGCCCGTGACGGCACCTCGGCGTTGGATGACGAGATCCTGTCGTGGCTGCGCAAGCTGTCGCGGCCGACCCTGCTGCTGATCAACAAGATCGACGGCACCAACGAAGACAACGTCCGCTCCGAGTTCGCCCGTTACGGCTTCAGCGAAATGCTGACCGTGTCGGCGGCGCATCGCCAGGGCCTGGACGATCTGCTCGAGGAAGTTGTCCAGCGCCTGCCGGAAGAGGGCAGCGCCGAAGAGATGGACAACGATCCGGCCCGGATGCGCATCGCCTTCGTCGGCCGCCCCAACGTGGGCAAGTCGACCCTGGTCAACCGCATCCTCGGCGAGGAGCGGATGATCGCGTCCGAAGTGCCGGGCACCACCCGCGACTCGATCGCGGTGGACCTGGAGCGCGACGGCCGCCAGTATCGCCTGATCGACACCGCCGGCCTGCGCCGCAAGGGGCGTGTCGAAGAGGTGGTCGAGAAGTTCAGCGTGATCAAGACCCTGCAGGCCATCGAGCAGTGCCAGGTAGCCGTGCTGATGCTCGACGCCGGCGAAGGCGTGACCGACCAGGACGCCAGCGTGCTGGGCGCGGTGCTCGATGCCGGGCGTGCGCTGGTGGTGGCGATCAACAAGTGGGACGGGCTGACCGACTACCAGCGCGAGCAGGCCGAAACCCTGGTGTCGCGCAAGCTCGGCTTCGTGCCGTGGGCGGAAACCGTGCGCATCTCGGCCAAGCATGGCTCGGGCCTGCGCGAGCTGTTCCGTGCGATCCACCAGGCGCATGCCTCGGCCACGCATGAGTTCAGCACCAGCGAAGTCAACAAGGCGCTGGAAATCGCCTACGAGACCAACCCGCCGCCGGCGGTGCGTGGCCACGTGTCCAAGCTGCGTTACGTGCACCCGGGCGGTTCCAACCCGCCGACCTTCATCGTGCACGGCACCCGCCTGAAGGAACTGCCGGAGTCGTACAAGCGCTACCTCGAGAACTTCTTCCGCAAGCGCTTCAAGCTGATCGGCACGCCGGTGCAGTTCATCTTCCGCGAGGGTACCAACCCGTACGAAGGCAAGAAGAACCAGCTGACCGAGCGCCAGATCGCCAAGAAGAAGCGCCTGATCCGCCACGTAAAGGGCCGCTGACGCGACTCCGGATACGGCGATCCCGGTAGAGCCACGCCCTGCGTGGCTTCGCGGCGTCCGAACGTACGACAGCCACGCAGAGCGTGGCTCTACCGTCCGGGCGCGCGCGATAATGTGGCCATGAGCGCCATTCTCGAGATCACCCCCGAACACGCCCACCAACGCGCCCTCCACGGCGCGCTGCTGATCGACGTGCGCGAAGCGCACGAGCGCGCCACCGGCATGGCCGAAGGCGCGCGGGGTATCGCGCAGGGCGACCTCCAGGCCGAGCCCACCGCGCACCTCCCGGCACTCGACCGCGAGATCCTGCTGATCTGCCAGAGCGGCAAGCGCTCGCTCGACACGGCAACGGCCCTGCACGACCTCGGCTACACCCGCATCGCCTCGGTCCACGGCGGCACCACCGCCTGGCGCGCCGCCGGCCTGCCACTGGTGCAACCGCTGCAGAGCGATGACGAACGCGACTTCAACGAACGCTACTCGCGCCACCTGCTGCTGCCCCAGGTCGGCGTGGCCGGCCAGCAGGCGCTGCTGGGCGCGCGCGTGCTGCTGCTCGGCGCCGGGGGCCTCGGCTCGCCCGCCGCCTTCTACCTGGCCGCTGCCGGGGTAGGGCACCTGCGCATCGCCGACGACGACGTCGTCGACCGCAGCAACCTGCACCGGCAGATCCTGCACACCGACGCCAGCGTCGGCCAGCCCAAGGTGCTGTCGGCGCGGGAACGACTGCTGGCGCTCAATCCACGCCTGGACGTGGACGCCGTGCAGGCGCGCGTCACCTCGGACAACATCGACGCCCTGCTGGAAGGCGTGGACGTGGTGCTGGACGGCTCGGACAACTTCCCGCTGCGCTACCTGCTCAACGATGCGTGCATCAAGCACGGCATACCGCTGGTGTATGGCGCGGTGGAGCGCTTCACCGGCCAGGTGTCGGTGTTCGATGCCGGCCGCCAGCGCGGCCACGCACCGTGTTACCGCTGCCTGTTCCCGGAACCACCCCCGCCGGAGTTCGCGCCCAACTGCGCCGAAGCCGGCGTGCTCGGCGTGCTGCCGGGCATGGTCGGCCTGCTGCAGGCCACCGAAGTGCTCAAGCTGCTGCTGGGCATCGGCGAGCCGCTCGTCGGCCGGTTGTTGACCTTCGATGCGCTGGCAATGCGCTTCCGCGAAATCCGGCTGGCGCCGGACCCGGCGTGCCCGGTATGTGCGCCGGGGCAGGCGTTCCCCGGATACATCGACTACACGGCGTTTTGCAGTAGCAGTTAGTGGAATGACCTGGCGCTTTTATGGCCTATCGTTCCATTCCCGGCACGATCCTGCGCACCGGCGTGCTATGTCCCTGCGTCAACTTGTCCTATCGTGACGGCTGATCGGATTTACAGGGAACAACCGCATGGCGGTGGAAGCAGGTGCCAGTGAACTGGTGAAGGTAGTCGCCCTGCTGGGTGCGGCCGTGGTGATGGTGCCGCTGTTCCGCCGGCTGGGACTGGGCTCGGTGCTGGGCTACTTCGCCGCCGGCCTGGCGATCGGACCGTTCGGCTTCGGCTGGTTCTCCGACCCACAGGCGATCCTGCATACCGCCGAACTCGGCGTGGTGATGTTCCTGTTCGTGATCGGACTGGAAATGCGTCCTTCGCACCTGTGGAGCCTGCGCACCGAAATCTTCGGCCTGGGCACCCTGCAGATCGTGGTCTGCGGTGCGGTGCTCACCGGCGTGTGCATGCTGTTCGGCTTCCCGCTGCCGGTGGCCTTCATCGGCGCGGCCGGTTTCGTGCTGACCTCCACCGCGGTGGTGATGCAGCTGCTGGCCGAGCGCGGCGACATCGCGCTGCCCTCGGGGCAGAAGATCGTCTCGATCCTGCTGTTCGAAGACCTGCTGATCGTGCCGCTGCTGGCCGTGGTGGCGTTCATGGCGCCGGTGCAGGCCGACGCCGGCGCGGGTTCGCGCTGGCTCAGCGTGGCCATTGCCGCCGGCGCGATCATCGGCCTGGTGCTGGTGGGGCGCTTCCTGCTCAACCCGCTGTTCCGCATCCTGGCGGCGGCCAAGGCGCGTGAGGTGATGACCGCCGCCGCACTGCTTGTGGTGCTGGGTGCGGCGCTGCTGATGCAACTGGGCGGCCTCTCGATGGCAATGGGCGCGTTCCTCGCCGGCGTGCTGCTGAGCGAGTCGACCTTCCGCCACCAGATCGAAGCGGATATCGAGCCGTTCCGCGGCATCCTGCTCGGCCTGTTCTTCCTCAGCGTGGGCATGGCGCTGGACCTGACCGTGGTCGCCAACAACTGGCCGCTGATCGTGTCCGGCGTGCTGGCGCTGATGCTGGCCAAGGCGGTCTGCATCTACACCGTGGCGCGCCTGCTGGGCAGCGACCACCGCCAGGCGCTGGACCGTGGCGTGGTGATGGCGCAGGGCGGCGAGTTCGCGTTCGTGCTGTTCTCGGCCGCGGCCACCGCGGGGGTGATCGGGGTGGAGGTCAATGCCAACCTGACCGCCATCGTGGTCCTCTCGATGGCGCTGACCCCGCTGTTCGTGCTGCTGCACGACAGGTTGATGCCGGCGCGCGAAGTGTCGCTGGAAGGGGTGGACACCGCCGAGGGCATGTCCGGCAGCGTGCTGATGATCGGTTTCGGTCGTTTCGGCCAGGTCGCCAGCCAGTCGCTGCTGGCGCGCGACGTGGACGTGACCATCATCGACAACGACGTGGACATGATCCACAACGCCGAGCGCTTCGGCTTCAAGATTTATTACGGTGATGGCACCCGCCTGGACGTGCTGCATGCGTCCGGCGCCGCCACTGCGCGTGCGATTGCGATCTGCGTCAACAGCGACGTCGACGCCGACCGCATCGTGGAACTGGCGAAACACGAATTCCCGCAGGCCAAGCTGCTGGTGCGTTCGTTCGACCGCGAACATTCGCTGCGCCTGATCCATGCGGGCGTCGACTATCAGATCCGCGAAACCTTCGAATCGGCCCTGCAGTTCGGCCAGGCCGCATTGATGGAGCTCGGCGCCGACGCCGACGACGCACGCGAGATCGCCGAACAGATCCGCGAGCGCGACGCCGAGCGTTTCGAACTGGAAATGGCCGGTGGCGACCTGCGTGCGGGCGCCCACATGGTGTTCGGCAGCGCGCTGCCCGGCGTGCCGACCCCGACGCCGTTCACCGCGCCAAAGCGCAAGGCGCGCACCCTCAACGCCGACGAAGTCCCCGACGAAGAGTAGTGCCGGCCGCCGGCCGGCTCCTCGCATTACCTTCCGGCAGCCCGAAGAGCCGGCCAGCGGCCGGCACTACCGGCGGTCGCTGGCCCGCAGGTGTTCGGCATCCCGCTAATGAAGGACAATACGCTCCCCGCCGCCCCACGCCGCACGCCCGATGACCGACTCCGCCGCCCCCCATTCCGCCCGCATCCTGGACGGACGCCGCATCGCCGAAGACCTGCTGGACAGCCTGAAGGTGCGCGTGGACGCCCGCCTGGCCGCCGGTGGCAGCCGGCCGGGGCTGGCCGTGGTGCTGGTCGGCGGCGACCCGGCTTCGACCGTGTACGTGCGCAACAAGCGCCGCGCGGCCGAGAAGGTCGGCATCGAAGCGTTCGACTATGACCTGCCGGCCGGCACCAGCGAAGCCCAGCTGCTGACCCTGATCGACCAGCTCAATGCCGACCCGAAGATCCACGGCATCCTGGTGCAGCTGCCGCTGCCGGGCATTCCCGACGCCAGCCGCCTGATCCACCGGATCGACCCGCGCAAGGACGTGGACGGCTTCCATCCGGAAAACGTCGGCCACCTGGCGCTGCGCGAATTCGGCCTGCGCCCGTGCACCCCGCGCGGCATCACCACGCTGCTCGGCCATACCGACCAGCCGGTGCGCGGCCGCAACGCCACCATCGTCGGCGTGAGCAACCACGTGGGCCGGCCGATGGGCCTGGAACTGCTGATCGCCGGCTGCACGGTGACCAGCTGCCACAAGTTCACCCCCAAGGACGTGCTGGAGCAGTCGGTGCGCAACGCCGACATCCTGGTGGTCGCGGTGGGCCGCCCGGGGATCGTGCCGGGCGAGTGGGTCAAGCCGGGCGCGGTGGTGATCGACGTGGGCATCAACCGCCTGGACGACGGCCGCCTGGTCGGCGACGTGGGCTTCGACGCGGCCGCGCAGCGCGCCAGCTGGATCACCCCGGTGCCGGGTGGGGTAGGGCCGATGACCGTGGCCACCCTGATGCAGAATACGATTGAGGCCGCCGAAGCGTCCTGAATGGCGACACGCGGCGCGACACAGCGTCGCATCTGGCCCCTGCCCATCGGGGCCAAATCAGGGTAAAATGTCGCGCTTCCCCACATCTCGGGTATGCCGATGCTGCGCATCCAGGCTGAAGCACTGACTTACGACGACGTCTCGCTCGTCCCCGCCCATTCGACCATCCTGCCCAAGGACGTCACCCTGGAGACGCGCCTGACGCGTGACCTGCGGTTGAAGTTGCCGATCCTTTCGGCTGCCATGGACACCGTTACCGAAGCCCGCCTGGCGATCGCCATGGCCCAGCTCGGCGGCATGGGCATCATCCACAAGAACCTGAGCGTGGAGCAGCAGGCCGCTGAAGTGGCCAAGGTCAAGAAGTTCGAGGCCGGCGTCATCCGCGACCCGATCACGGTCGGTCCGGAAACCACCATCCGCGACGTGCTGGCCCTGACCCAGGCGCGCAACATCTCCGGCGTGCCGGTGGTCGACGGCGGCCAGCTGGTCGGCATCGTGACCCACCGCGACATGCGCTTCGAGACCGAGCTGGACGATCCGGTCCGCCACATCATGACCAAGAAGGATCGCCTGATCACGGTCAAGGAAGGCGCTGCGTCCGACGAAGTCCTGCAGCTGCTGCACCGCAACCGCATCGAAAAGATCCTGGTGGTCAACGATGATTTCGCCCTGCGCGGCCTGATCACCGTCAAGGACATCCAGAAGAACACCGATTACCCGAACGCCGCCAAGGACATCGCGACCCGCCTGCTGGTCGGCGCGGCCGTTGGCGTGGGCGGCGACACCGACCGTCGCGTCGAAGCGCTGGTCGCGGCCGGCGTCGATGTGCTGGTGGTGGACACCGCGCACGGCCACTCGCAGGGCGTGCTGGACCGCGTCAGCTGGGTCAAGAAGCACTTCCCGCAGGTGCAGGTCGTCGGCGGCAACATCTGCACCGGCGAAGCGGCCCTGGCGCTGCTGGACAGCGGCGCGGACGCGGTCAAGGTCGGCATCGGCCCGGGCTCGATCTGCACCACCCGCGTGGTCGCCGGTGTCGGCGTGCCGCAGGTCACCGCGATCGACCTGGTCGCCGAAGCGCTGCAGGACCGCATCCCGCTGATCGCCGACGGTGGCATCCGCTACTCCGGCGACATCGGCAAGGCGCTGGCTGCCGGTGCCTCGACCATCATGATCGGTGGCCTGCTGGCC
This portion of the Stenotrophomonas aracearum genome encodes:
- the guaB gene encoding IMP dehydrogenase — translated: MLRIQAEALTYDDVSLVPAHSTILPKDVTLETRLTRDLRLKLPILSAAMDTVTEARLAIAMAQLGGMGIIHKNLSVEQQAAEVAKVKKFEAGVIRDPITVGPETTIRDVLALTQARNISGVPVVDGGQLVGIVTHRDMRFETELDDPVRHIMTKKDRLITVKEGAASDEVLQLLHRNRIEKILVVNDDFALRGLITVKDIQKNTDYPNAAKDIATRLLVGAAVGVGGDTDRRVEALVAAGVDVLVVDTAHGHSQGVLDRVSWVKKHFPQVQVVGGNICTGEAALALLDSGADAVKVGIGPGSICTTRVVAGVGVPQVTAIDLVAEALQDRIPLIADGGIRYSGDIGKALAAGASTIMIGGLLAGTEESPGETELFQGRSYKSYRGMGSLAAMEKGSKDRYFQDASSADKLVPEGIEGRVPYRGPVGGIIHQLMGGLRATMGYVGCGTIEDMRSKPKFVKISGAGQRESHVHDVQITKEPPNYRA